From one Haloferax marinisediminis genomic stretch:
- a CDS encoding MATE family efflux transporter, with the protein MPSVPNPIRLLIVGIGLALSRVGLVDRERAVRTADLAWPRIVTGIARMSKNAVDVAMVGIASGTVAITGVGFAGPFWGLAFALGGGIAGGTIALVSQRFGADALEQLGLAVRSSALLTVVATLPVTAVFWAFPTELISLLSNNAEAIELGADYLRIVGLGVPFAGLNLIGSRVLVGSDDAYTAMVLRASGAIVNIVINAVLIFGLGMGVEGAALGTVLSNVVVTSAFVIGLSRGALPGVGAFPVTIDPFGPFLDFATLSDLVEIGLPVMGRNLVWTVAEFPMLAILDSFGPDVVAAFVIARRIWGLMNTPGWGFGLASSSLVGQALGKNDETLAEAYGHEVIRFAVATYLVSAVLVALFARPIVLGFVNNPSDPAVPIAVDLVYVACIAVILQGVSGGAAGPLDASGDTGWTFGSQFVGMFLGSIPLAYIGSVTSLGLVGLYLAFVAETSIPATLNYYRFRTGPWKAVSRSYRPEATADD; encoded by the coding sequence GTGCCCTCGGTCCCCAATCCCATCCGCCTCCTCATCGTCGGAATCGGGCTTGCACTCTCCCGCGTCGGCCTCGTCGACCGTGAGCGTGCGGTCCGCACCGCCGACCTCGCGTGGCCACGCATCGTCACCGGCATCGCCCGAATGTCGAAGAACGCGGTGGACGTGGCGATGGTCGGCATCGCCTCGGGAACCGTTGCAATCACTGGTGTCGGATTCGCCGGGCCCTTTTGGGGACTGGCCTTCGCACTCGGCGGCGGAATCGCAGGTGGGACCATCGCACTCGTCTCACAACGGTTCGGTGCAGATGCACTCGAACAGTTAGGACTGGCAGTCCGGTCGAGTGCGCTCCTCACTGTCGTCGCAACACTCCCGGTCACGGCAGTCTTCTGGGCGTTCCCGACCGAACTCATCTCTCTGCTCAGCAACAACGCCGAGGCCATCGAACTCGGTGCCGACTACCTCCGAATCGTCGGTCTCGGTGTTCCTTTCGCCGGGCTGAACCTCATCGGAAGTCGAGTCCTCGTCGGGTCCGACGACGCGTACACCGCGATGGTCTTGCGTGCGAGCGGTGCCATCGTGAACATCGTCATCAACGCGGTACTCATCTTCGGCCTCGGAATGGGCGTCGAAGGAGCAGCACTCGGAACCGTCCTCTCGAACGTCGTCGTGACCAGTGCGTTCGTGATTGGGCTGTCACGCGGAGCACTTCCCGGCGTCGGCGCGTTCCCGGTCACAATCGACCCGTTTGGACCGTTCCTCGACTTCGCGACACTCAGTGACCTCGTCGAGATCGGGCTCCCCGTGATGGGCCGGAATCTCGTCTGGACCGTCGCAGAGTTCCCGATGCTCGCCATCCTCGACAGTTTCGGCCCCGACGTGGTCGCCGCGTTCGTCATCGCACGGCGTATCTGGGGACTGATGAACACGCCCGGATGGGGGTTCGGACTCGCCTCGTCGAGTCTCGTCGGCCAAGCACTCGGGAAGAACGACGAGACACTGGCAGAGGCGTACGGACACGAAGTCATCCGATTCGCCGTCGCGACCTACCTCGTGTCCGCCGTCCTCGTCGCCCTGTTCGCCCGTCCAATCGTCCTCGGATTCGTCAACAACCCGTCCGACCCAGCGGTTCCGATTGCAGTCGACCTCGTGTACGTCGCCTGTATCGCCGTCATCCTCCAAGGCGTCTCCGGCGGGGCAGCAGGACCGCTCGATGCCAGTGGCGACACGGGATGGACGTTCGGGAGCCAATTCGTCGGGATGTTCCTCGGGTCGATTCCGCTCGCGTACATCGGGTCGGTCACGTCGCTCGGCCTCGTCGGACTCTACCTCGCGTTCGTGGCCGAGACGTCGATTCCGGCGACGCTAAACTACTATCGGTTCCGTACGGGGCCGTGGAAAGCGGTGAGTCGAAGCTATCGTCCAGAGGCGACCGCAGACGACTGA
- a CDS encoding TIGR04206 family protein yields MTSDHRIRPDARGLTPERARLLLVLAVGVVPWSVQTFTTGSTTFLFAWGLVSPSSGSLTTITDFFFRFTMGLPDYILVWPVGVACYVVALGSSLSGYLFGREDVRITAAGLVLAGVTQLEVARGFSVQPGRTAWPLGTILLWAVAGYLYWSHRAT; encoded by the coding sequence GTGACGTCTGACCACCGGATTCGTCCCGACGCTCGTGGACTGACTCCGGAACGTGCGAGACTACTCCTCGTCCTCGCTGTCGGTGTCGTTCCGTGGTCTGTACAGACGTTCACCACCGGGTCCACGACGTTTCTCTTCGCGTGGGGTCTCGTCTCTCCCTCTTCGGGGAGTCTCACGACCATCACCGACTTCTTCTTCCGCTTTACGATGGGGCTCCCAGACTACATCCTCGTGTGGCCCGTCGGCGTCGCGTGTTACGTTGTCGCACTCGGGAGTTCCCTCTCTGGGTATCTCTTCGGACGGGAGGACGTCCGAATAACGGCGGCAGGTCTCGTTCTCGCCGGTGTGACACAACTCGAAGTCGCGCGTGGGTTCTCGGTCCAACCCGGCCGTACCGCGTGGCCACTGGGAACGATTCTCCTCTGGGCAGTCGCGGGCTATCTCTACTGGTCACACCGCGCGACGTAG
- a CDS encoding OBG GTPase family GTP-binding protein encodes MGLEEDIEDIREEISNTPYNKSTEAHIGRLKAKLAELKEKLENQSSAGGGQGYAVEKTGDATVALVGFPSVGKSTLINALTNAESETGEYEFTTLNVNPGMLKYKGANIQILDVPGLIEGAAGGRGGGKEVLSVVRTADLVVFMLSVFEIDRYERLQEELYANKIRLDTSPPSLSITKKGKGGINVTKSDNVDLDEETIKGILREHGFVNAEVTLRGETTIDELIDGIMKNRVYLPSIVAANKADLIDQDYLPTVEADLREVGLDPDEVTFISAEAEKGLDALKEEMWDALGLIRIYMDKPGRGVDYEEPLILREGDTVDDAIHELGAKLDERFRFARVSGPSAKHDEQQVGRDHELKDEDVLRIIAQR; translated from the coding sequence ATGGGACTGGAGGAGGACATCGAAGATATCCGCGAGGAGATATCTAATACGCCCTACAACAAGTCGACAGAGGCGCACATCGGTCGACTGAAGGCGAAACTCGCGGAACTGAAAGAGAAACTCGAGAACCAGAGTTCGGCTGGTGGCGGTCAAGGATACGCCGTCGAGAAGACGGGCGACGCGACCGTCGCACTGGTTGGATTCCCCAGCGTCGGAAAGTCGACGCTCATCAACGCCCTCACCAACGCGGAGAGCGAGACTGGCGAGTACGAGTTCACGACGCTCAACGTCAACCCGGGGATGCTGAAGTACAAGGGTGCAAACATCCAGATACTCGACGTTCCTGGCCTCATCGAAGGTGCTGCGGGAGGTCGTGGTGGCGGCAAAGAGGTGCTCTCTGTCGTCCGCACGGCCGACCTCGTCGTCTTCATGCTCTCGGTGTTCGAAATCGACCGATACGAGCGACTCCAAGAGGAACTGTACGCCAACAAGATTCGCTTGGATACGTCGCCGCCGAGTCTCTCTATCACGAAGAAAGGGAAAGGTGGCATCAACGTCACGAAGAGCGACAACGTCGACCTCGACGAGGAGACCATAAAGGGAATCCTCCGTGAACACGGGTTCGTCAACGCCGAAGTCACGCTTCGGGGTGAGACGACGATCGACGAACTCATCGACGGCATCATGAAAAACCGCGTCTACTTGCCGTCTATCGTCGCCGCCAACAAGGCGGACCTCATCGACCAGGACTATCTCCCGACTGTCGAGGCGGACCTCCGCGAAGTCGGCCTCGACCCCGACGAAGTGACGTTCATCAGCGCCGAGGCGGAGAAGGGACTCGATGCCCTGAAAGAGGAGATGTGGGACGCACTCGGACTCATCCGAATCTACATGGACAAGCCCGGGCGCGGCGTCGACTACGAAGAACCGCTCATCCTCCGTGAGGGTGACACCGTCGACGACGCCATCCACGAACTCGGTGCGAAACTCGACGAACGGTTCCGATTCGCTCGCGTCTCCGGACCGAGTGCGAAACACGACGAACAACAGGTCGGCCGCGACCACGAACTGAAAGACGAAGACGTCCTCCGCATCATCGCACAGCGGTGA
- a CDS encoding VNG_1110C family protein, with protein MPSPGTLRDSTQIVLQYDLLDDVREEIEAEFVVSFHEHTPETCRIIGSPVEIRALSDYLARQGISLP; from the coding sequence ATGCCGAGCCCTGGGACGCTCCGTGATAGCACCCAAATCGTGCTTCAGTACGACCTTCTGGACGACGTTCGGGAGGAAATCGAAGCAGAATTCGTCGTCTCGTTCCACGAACACACGCCCGAGACGTGCCGAATCATCGGTAGTCCAGTAGAGATTCGGGCACTCAGCGATTATCTCGCACGGCAAGGTATCTCGCTTCCCTAA
- a CDS encoding DUF7541 family protein: MDEAPGLSDQYRTASPWPVFIALGIPISELGLLFDLFPLSVGGLVLFGGSIAGILRESGYVKSTMKSLVVLSAIMFAFGGWLVFTDVALATRGYAVIVAGFLLLVGGGVFELFVRDQRPTI; the protein is encoded by the coding sequence ATGGACGAAGCGCCGGGACTCTCCGACCAGTACCGCACGGCCAGTCCGTGGCCAGTGTTCATTGCGCTCGGAATTCCCATCTCCGAACTTGGTCTCCTGTTCGACCTGTTTCCGCTCTCCGTCGGCGGCCTAGTTTTGTTCGGCGGGAGTATCGCAGGGATACTCCGTGAGTCGGGATACGTGAAATCCACCATGAAGTCGCTCGTCGTTCTCTCTGCCATCATGTTCGCCTTCGGTGGTTGGCTCGTGTTCACCGATGTGGCCCTCGCTACACGCGGATACGCAGTCATCGTCGCCGGATTCCTCCTCCTCGTCGGCGGCGGCGTCTTCGAACTGTTCGTCCGCGACCAGCGGCCAACGATATAG
- a CDS encoding DUF6684 family protein yields MASKTFDKDTILDLTVNMVPLVIILFFVVGFALVNPFGFDSLTTGLQYGIMVGSFILLAALTYLSGKAIAGSEHTSTVYPPGQATVPGVKPLHEEHAEAEAELEEPNDGDAVEAAEGTA; encoded by the coding sequence ATGGCAAGCAAGACCTTCGACAAGGATACCATCCTCGACCTGACGGTCAACATGGTACCGTTGGTCATCATCCTGTTCTTCGTGGTGGGCTTCGCTCTCGTCAACCCCTTCGGATTCGACTCGCTCACGACGGGGCTTCAGTACGGCATCATGGTTGGGTCGTTCATCCTGCTCGCGGCCCTCACGTACCTCTCGGGGAAGGCTATCGCTGGCTCCGAACACACCAGCACCGTCTACCCCCCAGGACAGGCGACTGTCCCGGGCGTGAAACCACTCCACGAAGAACACGCAGAAGCCGAGGCAGAACTCGAAGAACCGAACGACGGTGACGCAGTAGAAGCGGCCGAAGGAACCGCTTAA
- a CDS encoding cbb3-type cytochrome c oxidase subunit I, giving the protein MGIFLIAVAAWLARVEDWRSYTPLAGGGAVGSTEQYVSEEKPSGVIRWLTTVDHKDIGILYGAYGLVAFAVGGLMVVVMRLELADPASTLISNTFYNSLLTSHGITMLFLFGTPIIAAFSNYFIPLLIGADDMAFPRINAIAFWLLPPAALLIWAGFFPIPDVIPAQTAWTMYTPLSAGVGSGNQANAGVDLMLLGLHLSGVSATMGAINFIATIFTERNEKVSWANLDIFSWTILTQSGLILFAFPLLGSAILMLLLDRNFGTMFFGLEGGAILWQHLFWFFGHPEVYILVLPPMGIVSLVLPRFAGRRLFGFKFVVYSTLAIGVLSFGVWAHHMFATGIDPRLRASFMAVSLAIAIPSAVKTFNWITTMWNGKIRLTTPMLFCIGFVSNFIIGGVTGVFLASIPVDLVLHDTYYVVGHFHYIVMGAIAFAGFAGLYYWFPIYTGRMYQVTLGKWHFWLSMVGTNLTFFVMVLLGYGGMPRRYATYLPQFATLHQIATVGALILFVGQVIFVWNFVQSWLEGRKVEDGDPWNLAEDNLVTAEWHWFDRKLQTAVADGGEEDAELATDGGERINDSRSSSDVSSDGGEPVNETDASADE; this is encoded by the coding sequence ATGGGGATCTTCCTCATCGCCGTCGCCGCGTGGCTCGCGCGGGTCGAAGATTGGCGGTCGTACACCCCACTCGCGGGCGGTGGGGCCGTCGGAAGCACAGAGCAGTACGTCTCGGAGGAGAAACCGTCCGGGGTTATTCGCTGGTTGACGACTGTCGACCACAAGGACATTGGGATACTTTACGGCGCGTATGGCCTCGTCGCCTTCGCCGTGGGTGGCCTGATGGTCGTCGTGATGCGCCTCGAACTGGCCGACCCTGCGAGTACACTGATTTCGAACACGTTCTACAACTCGTTGCTCACCAGCCACGGGATTACCATGCTCTTCCTGTTCGGGACGCCCATCATCGCGGCGTTCTCGAACTACTTTATCCCGCTCCTCATCGGCGCGGACGACATGGCGTTCCCCCGAATCAACGCGATTGCGTTCTGGCTTCTGCCACCCGCAGCGCTGCTTATCTGGGCCGGGTTCTTCCCCATTCCGGACGTCATTCCGGCGCAGACGGCGTGGACGATGTACACCCCGCTCTCGGCCGGTGTCGGGTCGGGTAACCAGGCGAACGCTGGTGTCGACCTGATGCTCCTCGGCCTGCACCTCTCTGGTGTCTCGGCCACGATGGGTGCCATCAACTTCATCGCGACCATCTTCACCGAACGCAACGAGAAGGTCTCCTGGGCGAACCTCGACATCTTCTCGTGGACCATCCTCACCCAGTCGGGCCTCATCCTGTTCGCGTTCCCGCTCCTCGGCAGCGCCATCCTGATGCTGCTCCTCGACCGGAACTTCGGCACGATGTTCTTCGGTCTCGAAGGCGGCGCGATTCTCTGGCAGCACCTGTTTTGGTTCTTCGGCCACCCCGAAGTGTACATTCTCGTGCTCCCCCCGATGGGTATCGTGAGCCTCGTGCTCCCCCGCTTCGCGGGTCGTCGCCTCTTCGGGTTCAAGTTCGTCGTCTACTCCACGCTCGCGATTGGCGTGCTCTCGTTCGGTGTCTGGGCGCACCACATGTTCGCGACGGGTATCGACCCCCGTCTCCGCGCCTCGTTCATGGCCGTCTCGCTCGCGATTGCGATTCCGAGTGCAGTCAAGACGTTCAACTGGATTACGACGATGTGGAACGGAAAGATTCGACTCACGACGCCGATGCTCTTCTGTATCGGCTTCGTGTCGAACTTCATCATCGGCGGCGTGACGGGTGTCTTCCTCGCGTCGATTCCGGTGGACCTCGTGCTCCACGACACGTACTACGTCGTCGGTCACTTCCACTACATCGTCATGGGTGCCATCGCCTTCGCTGGCTTCGCTGGCCTCTACTACTGGTTCCCCATCTACACCGGCCGGATGTACCAGGTCACGCTCGGTAAGTGGCACTTCTGGCTGTCGATGGTTGGGACCAACCTGACGTTCTTCGTCATGGTCCTGCTCGGCTACGGTGGCATGCCTCGTCGCTACGCGACGTACCTGCCACAGTTCGCGACGCTCCACCAGATTGCGACCGTCGGCGCACTCATCCTGTTCGTCGGTCAGGTCATCTTCGTCTGGAACTTCGTCCAGTCGTGGCTCGAAGGGCGCAAGGTCGAAGACGGTGACCCGTGGAACCTCGCCGAAGACAACCTCGTCACGGCAGAGTGGCACTGGTTCGACCGCAAGCTTCAGACGGCCGTCGCGGACGGCGGCGAAGAAGACGCGGAACTCGCAACGGATGGGGGTGAGCGAATCAACGATTCGCGATCCTCGTCGGATGTCTCATCCGACGGCGGCGAGCCGGTCAACGAGACCGACGCTTCCGCCGACGAGTAA
- a CDS encoding DUF7520 family protein: protein MSSNVRGQRFVLGLYAALVTVAGVAGFLTGTFVSGLSPPRFLFLIPFPATPLGFAAYGALTIALVLGVPLVLVVFVSARIDDDAARGQ from the coding sequence GTGAGTTCGAACGTCCGCGGTCAACGCTTCGTCCTCGGGTTGTACGCCGCCCTCGTCACTGTCGCAGGAGTCGCAGGATTCCTCACGGGAACGTTCGTCTCGGGACTCTCGCCACCCCGATTCCTGTTTCTGATTCCGTTCCCAGCGACACCCCTCGGCTTCGCGGCGTACGGAGCGTTGACGATCGCGCTCGTCCTCGGCGTGCCACTCGTTCTCGTCGTCTTCGTCTCGGCACGAATCGACGACGATGCGGCGAGAGGTCAGTAG
- a CDS encoding universal stress protein has translation MYHVVIGIDDDADHALACVEEVANLPGDNSEKEVTLIHSFTDNPSGASATQIHSVREASEFLEEHGIEYDVNESSGDPAEVIIEFAEEEDADLIVTAGRKRSPAGKALFGSVTQTVILNSNRPVMVTGTTKRS, from the coding sequence ATGTATCACGTGGTAATCGGTATCGACGACGATGCAGACCACGCGCTCGCGTGTGTCGAAGAAGTGGCGAATCTTCCGGGCGACAACTCGGAGAAAGAAGTCACGCTCATCCACAGTTTCACAGACAATCCGAGTGGTGCGTCCGCGACGCAGATTCACTCGGTACGCGAGGCGAGTGAGTTCCTCGAAGAACACGGTATCGAATACGACGTCAACGAGTCGTCGGGCGACCCAGCGGAGGTCATCATCGAGTTCGCAGAGGAAGAAGACGCAGACCTCATCGTCACCGCTGGACGCAAGCGCTCACCCGCTGGGAAGGCGCTCTTCGGGAGTGTCACACAAACGGTGATTCTGAACTCCAACCGGCCCGTCATGGTGACGGGCACGACGAAGCGCTCGTAA
- a CDS encoding thioredoxin family protein encodes MAATHSTPESALDTLIAAGAVDEAPDGTLTTSDEFEKTLAIYHDIYGAVSEEEFNNTVVELFGLDPDDVEAQLAEHDVGRADVVAYLAAQSFLDVPVGQDMLVLMANLLVEITPSSPVPAELTELDDDSYESFLAANPDAVITVWRRNCTPCDVMKEDLGDILEQVPEGVAVAGVDGEATGDFCRAFGVDAAPSFLWFRDGDLKEHESGRRSPVELSNVFDRVY; translated from the coding sequence ATGGCAGCAACACACAGCACTCCCGAGTCAGCGCTCGACACGCTCATCGCCGCCGGTGCGGTCGACGAAGCACCTGACGGGACGCTCACGACGAGCGACGAGTTCGAAAAGACGCTGGCAATCTACCACGATATCTACGGTGCGGTCTCCGAGGAGGAGTTCAACAACACCGTCGTCGAACTGTTCGGCCTCGACCCAGACGACGTCGAAGCACAACTCGCCGAACACGACGTGGGCAGGGCAGACGTCGTCGCGTACCTCGCGGCACAGTCGTTCCTCGACGTGCCGGTGGGGCAGGACATGCTCGTCCTCATGGCGAATCTCCTCGTCGAAATCACGCCCTCGTCACCGGTTCCAGCGGAACTCACCGAACTGGACGACGACTCCTACGAGTCGTTCCTCGCAGCCAACCCGGATGCCGTCATCACGGTGTGGCGGCGGAACTGCACGCCGTGTGATGTGATGAAAGAAGACCTCGGGGATATCCTCGAACAGGTGCCCGAGGGTGTCGCAGTCGCGGGTGTCGATGGCGAGGCGACCGGCGACTTCTGTCGCGCCTTCGGCGTCGACGCTGCGCCGTCGTTCCTCTGGTTCCGTGATGGTGATCTGAAAGAACACGAGTCCGGACGTCGGTCGCCCGTCGAACTGTCGAACGTCTTCGACCGCGTCTACTAG
- a CDS encoding ABC transporter ATP-binding protein: MSLLEIDAINAYYGESHIIRGLSLDVEEGEICALLGRNGAGKTTTLRCISGATPPDVREGHIRFKGEDITGVPAEDVSVKGISLVPEERRIFPNLSVAENLHLAEVVNNKSNTWGRSLSFGHKGMSTEEVYDQFPRLDERKDQRAGTLSGGEQQMLAIARALKQNTDLLLLDEPYEGLAPKIIEDVEDAVERISDAGTTILLVEQNAAAAIKLADRAYVIDQGQIVFDGTADELRDDKETRERYLGV, translated from the coding sequence ATGAGCCTGCTCGAAATCGACGCGATAAATGCCTACTACGGTGAGAGCCACATCATCCGTGGCCTCTCGCTGGACGTCGAGGAAGGCGAAATCTGTGCACTCCTCGGCCGCAACGGTGCCGGCAAGACTACGACACTCCGCTGTATCTCCGGTGCAACGCCGCCGGACGTTCGAGAGGGTCACATCCGGTTCAAGGGCGAAGACATCACCGGCGTCCCGGCAGAGGACGTCTCTGTGAAGGGCATCTCACTCGTCCCAGAAGAGCGCCGTATCTTCCCGAACCTCTCGGTGGCGGAGAACCTCCACCTCGCAGAGGTCGTAAACAACAAATCCAACACGTGGGGTCGGTCGCTCTCGTTCGGTCACAAAGGGATGTCGACCGAGGAAGTGTACGACCAGTTCCCGCGACTGGACGAACGGAAAGACCAGCGAGCAGGGACGCTCTCCGGTGGCGAACAGCAGATGCTCGCCATCGCACGCGCACTGAAGCAGAACACCGACCTGCTCCTCCTCGACGAACCGTACGAGGGGCTCGCACCCAAAATCATCGAGGACGTCGAAGATGCGGTCGAACGCATCAGCGATGCGGGGACGACTATCCTCCTCGTCGAACAGAACGCTGCGGCAGCGATCAAACTCGCCGACCGGGCGTACGTCATCGACCAGGGGCAAATCGTCTTCGACGGTACCGCAGACGAACTCCGCGACGACAAAGAGACTCGCGAACGCTACCTCGGTGTCTAA
- a CDS encoding ABC transporter ATP-binding protein, with protein sequence MALLETENLVKEFGGLVATDDVNLTVEKDERVSIIGPNGAGKSTLINLITRRLDPTSGDIRFKGESIVNLEPHEVVQRGISKSFQTASIFPDLTVRENAEIAALAAERGAFGFEFLKHRDSLTDVHDVARNTLDSVGLLDRANTVATDLPYGDKRRLEIGIALASEPDLLLMDEPTAGMSPEETKSTVELIEQVKRDLGLTFVLVEHDMEIVFSISDRIVVLSRGGIIAEGTPDEIRGNEAVQEAYLGGVEI encoded by the coding sequence ATGGCACTCCTCGAAACTGAGAACCTCGTCAAAGAGTTCGGTGGTCTCGTCGCCACCGACGACGTGAACCTGACCGTCGAAAAGGACGAGCGAGTCTCTATCATCGGCCCGAACGGCGCCGGGAAGTCGACACTCATCAACCTCATCACGCGTCGACTCGACCCGACGAGCGGAGATATCCGGTTCAAGGGCGAATCGATCGTCAATCTCGAACCACACGAAGTGGTCCAACGCGGTATCTCGAAATCGTTCCAGACCGCGTCTATCTTCCCCGACCTCACGGTCCGGGAAAACGCTGAGATTGCCGCACTCGCGGCCGAACGCGGTGCCTTCGGCTTCGAGTTCTTGAAGCACCGAGACTCCCTCACTGACGTCCACGACGTCGCCCGAAACACTCTCGACTCGGTTGGGTTGCTCGACCGCGCGAACACCGTCGCGACGGACCTTCCGTACGGTGACAAGCGTCGTCTGGAGATCGGTATCGCACTCGCCAGTGAACCTGACTTGCTCCTCATGGACGAACCGACCGCCGGTATGTCTCCCGAGGAGACGAAGTCGACGGTCGAACTCATCGAGCAAGTCAAGCGTGACCTCGGACTCACGTTCGTCCTCGTCGAACACGACATGGAAATCGTCTTCAGCATCTCTGACCGCATCGTCGTCCTCAGTCGCGGTGGTATCATCGCCGAAGGGACCCCCGACGAGATTCGGGGTAACGAAGCCGTTCAAGAGGCCTACCTCGGAGGTGTCGAGATATGA
- a CDS encoding branched-chain amino acid ABC transporter permease translates to MSEKDANPSANETLIGGDLFGRWEQLRGREGTVVGLTAIIVAIFPWLFARAPFVSGFLQGYQSLATLILIWGIFAIGFDLLLGYTGLLSFGHAAFWGGAAYAAGIVAKNVSGDPIVMVLSGTLFAVLLAWGLGFLSLRRGGIYFSILTLAFAQMMYFMAASPLAFLTNGENGLTGVDVGNLFGVIHLEADIPSIGGMLLGTWLYAFVGLFFVGAVAVAYRILNSPYGMVFRAIRENEQRAEFVGLNVWRYKLMAFIISGAFAGLAGSLFTIHGAYVPLQSLFWTESGDIVVMTVLGGAGSMFGPVLGVGLYLYIENIVSTIQVLTIPFTDIVLIQDFGYYWHLLLGIVFVAVVWVVPDGLWGIIGRVRTFVSDRMGGDR, encoded by the coding sequence ATGAGCGAGAAAGACGCCAACCCAAGCGCGAACGAGACGCTCATCGGTGGCGACCTGTTTGGCCGCTGGGAACAACTTCGCGGCAGGGAAGGAACTGTCGTCGGCCTCACGGCCATCATCGTCGCAATCTTCCCGTGGCTCTTCGCTCGTGCGCCCTTCGTCTCCGGTTTCCTCCAGGGCTACCAGAGTCTCGCCACGCTCATCCTCATCTGGGGCATCTTCGCCATCGGATTCGACTTGCTCCTCGGATACACTGGCTTGCTCTCGTTCGGTCACGCCGCCTTCTGGGGTGGTGCGGCCTACGCCGCAGGTATCGTTGCGAAGAACGTCAGCGGCGACCCAATCGTGATGGTCCTGTCGGGGACGCTCTTCGCGGTGCTCCTCGCGTGGGGACTTGGGTTCCTCTCGCTTCGTCGCGGTGGAATCTACTTCTCCATCCTGACGCTCGCGTTCGCACAGATGATGTACTTCATGGCGGCCTCGCCACTCGCGTTCCTGACCAACGGTGAAAACGGACTCACCGGCGTCGACGTTGGCAACCTCTTCGGTGTCATCCACCTCGAAGCGGACATCCCCTCTATCGGTGGGATGCTCCTCGGAACGTGGCTCTACGCCTTCGTGGGCCTGTTCTTCGTCGGTGCTGTGGCAGTCGCGTACCGCATCCTCAACTCGCCGTACGGCATGGTGTTCCGCGCCATCCGTGAGAACGAACAGCGCGCCGAGTTCGTCGGACTCAACGTCTGGCGGTACAAACTCATGGCGTTCATCATCTCCGGTGCCTTCGCCGGTCTCGCGGGAAGCCTCTTCACCATCCACGGCGCCTACGTTCCGCTCCAATCGTTGTTCTGGACGGAGTCCGGAGACATCGTCGTGATGACTGTCCTCGGCGGCGCAGGGTCGATGTTCGGTCCTGTCCTCGGGGTCGGATTGTACCTCTACATCGAGAACATCGTCAGCACCATCCAGGTTCTGACGATCCCATTCACCGACATCGTACTCATCCAAGACTTTGGTTACTACTGGCATCTCCTCCTCGGCATCGTGTTCGTCGCAGTCGTCTGGGTCGTCCCAGACGGTCTGTGGGGTATCATCGGACGTGTCCGTACGTTCGTCTCCGACCGCATGGGAGGTGACCGCTGA